A window from Cryptomeria japonica chromosome 1, Sugi_1.0, whole genome shotgun sequence encodes these proteins:
- the LOC131041950 gene encoding serine carboxypeptidase-like 51 isoform X1 yields MKSGKLIGNHLEQDSAMSLSGVLVFILSLLLCMGISSVECKGNLRAGTPDGSEEWGYVEVRPKAHIFWWHYISPQRAGADWPIIMWLQGGPGASGTGIGNFQEVGPLDTQLQPRNTTWLQKADLLFVDSPVGTGFSYVENKTLLSKTDAQVAADLLTFLKEFFKNSTLQESPIFIVGESYGGKPTSMVGLALSKAIEAGDIKAKLGGVLLGDSWISPVDYVLSWGPLLKDVSRLELADAENVNSIALKIKEQIRKGKYLDATSSWSELESVIDSASNSVDFYNFLLDSSADPLSITTTLQSMARRSPQRYVKYLTSKQNIGQSGKNFDLSTFMNGGIRKKLQIIPSNIVWGEQSNAVFQALANDFMKSAVDVVDELLSRGEKVTIYNGQVDLICATIGTEAWVQQLKWRGLDGFNSTTRTPLYCNGTVTKGYLKSYKNLYFFWVLGAGHFIPVDNPCVALMMLDTVVNSHSTNNSM; encoded by the exons ATGAAGTCTGG AAAATTGATTGGGAATCACCTTGAGCAAGATTCAGCCATGTCTCTCTCCGGTGTGCTGGTATTTATATTGAGTCTTCTATTGTGTATGGGAATTAGCAGTGTTGAATGTAAAGGGAATTTAAGGGCAGGAACCCCTGATGGATCTGAAGAGTGGGGTTATGTTGAAGTCAGACCAA AGGCCCACATATTCTGGTGGCACTACATCAGTCCTCAGAGAGCAGGAGCCGATTGGCCTATTATTATGTGGCTGCAGGGAGGTCCG GGAGCTTCAGGGACTGGAATAGGCAATTTTCAAGAAGTTGGTCCTTTGGACACTCAATTGCAGCCCAGAAACACAACATGGCTGCAAAAAGCTGATCTATTGTTTGTG GATAGCCCTGTTGGTACAG GCTTTAGCTATGTAGAAAACAAAACACTGCTATCTAAAACCGATGCACAAGTGGCAGCTGACCTGTTAACCTTTTTGAAAGAGTTCTTTAAGAATAGCACTCTGCAGGAGAGCCCTATATTCATTGTGGGAGAATCATATGGAGGAAAACCTACAAGTATGGTAGGCCTAGCTTTAAGCAAGGCAATTGAGGCTGGAGATATAAAAGCTAAACTTGGAG GTGTATTATTGGGTGACAGCTGGATTTCCCCTGTGGATTATGTG CTTTCATGGGGACCTTTGCTTAAAGATGTGTCACGTTTGGAGCTGGCTGATGCCGAAAATGTCAACAG CATTgctttgaaaataaaggaacaaatTCGTAAAGGAAAATATCTagacgctacaagttcttggtcaGAATTGGAGAGTGTTATTGATTCAGCTAGTAACAGTGTG GACTTCTACAATTTTCTACTTGATTCAAGTGCTGATCCTCTTTCTATAACAACTACACTGCAAAGTATGGCTAGAAGAAGTCCTCAGCGATATGTAAAATATTTGACATCCAAGCAGAACATAGGGCAAAGTGGAAAAAACTTTGACTTATCCACATTCATGAATGGAGGAATTCGCAAAAAACTCCAGATCATTCCATCAAACATTGT GTGGGGTGAGCAATCAAATGCGGTCTTTCAAGCATTAGCGAATGACTTCATGAAGAGTGCAGTGGATGTG GTGGATGAGCTATTATCTCGGGGTGAAAAGGTCACAATTTACAATGGCCAG GTGGACTTGATCTGTGCAACCATTGGAACAGAAGCATGGGTTCAACAATTAAA GTGGAGAGGGCTAGATGGGTTCAACTCTACAACGCGAACACCACTTTACTGCAACGGAACTGTAACGAAAGGATACTTAAAATCTTACAAGAATCTGTATTTCTTTTGGGTTTTGGGAGCAGGCCACTTT ATACCTGTGGATAATCCTTGCGTGGCTTTGATGATGCTTGATACTGTCGTTAATTCGCATTCTACCAACAATTCCATGTAA
- the LOC131041950 gene encoding serine carboxypeptidase-like 51 isoform X2 has translation MSLSGVLVFILSLLLCMGISSVECKGNLRAGTPDGSEEWGYVEVRPKAHIFWWHYISPQRAGADWPIIMWLQGGPGASGTGIGNFQEVGPLDTQLQPRNTTWLQKADLLFVDSPVGTGFSYVENKTLLSKTDAQVAADLLTFLKEFFKNSTLQESPIFIVGESYGGKPTSMVGLALSKAIEAGDIKAKLGGVLLGDSWISPVDYVLSWGPLLKDVSRLELADAENVNSIALKIKEQIRKGKYLDATSSWSELESVIDSASNSVDFYNFLLDSSADPLSITTTLQSMARRSPQRYVKYLTSKQNIGQSGKNFDLSTFMNGGIRKKLQIIPSNIVWGEQSNAVFQALANDFMKSAVDVVDELLSRGEKVTIYNGQVDLICATIGTEAWVQQLKWRGLDGFNSTTRTPLYCNGTVTKGYLKSYKNLYFFWVLGAGHFIPVDNPCVALMMLDTVVNSHSTNNSM, from the exons ATGTCTCTCTCCGGTGTGCTGGTATTTATATTGAGTCTTCTATTGTGTATGGGAATTAGCAGTGTTGAATGTAAAGGGAATTTAAGGGCAGGAACCCCTGATGGATCTGAAGAGTGGGGTTATGTTGAAGTCAGACCAA AGGCCCACATATTCTGGTGGCACTACATCAGTCCTCAGAGAGCAGGAGCCGATTGGCCTATTATTATGTGGCTGCAGGGAGGTCCG GGAGCTTCAGGGACTGGAATAGGCAATTTTCAAGAAGTTGGTCCTTTGGACACTCAATTGCAGCCCAGAAACACAACATGGCTGCAAAAAGCTGATCTATTGTTTGTG GATAGCCCTGTTGGTACAG GCTTTAGCTATGTAGAAAACAAAACACTGCTATCTAAAACCGATGCACAAGTGGCAGCTGACCTGTTAACCTTTTTGAAAGAGTTCTTTAAGAATAGCACTCTGCAGGAGAGCCCTATATTCATTGTGGGAGAATCATATGGAGGAAAACCTACAAGTATGGTAGGCCTAGCTTTAAGCAAGGCAATTGAGGCTGGAGATATAAAAGCTAAACTTGGAG GTGTATTATTGGGTGACAGCTGGATTTCCCCTGTGGATTATGTG CTTTCATGGGGACCTTTGCTTAAAGATGTGTCACGTTTGGAGCTGGCTGATGCCGAAAATGTCAACAG CATTgctttgaaaataaaggaacaaatTCGTAAAGGAAAATATCTagacgctacaagttcttggtcaGAATTGGAGAGTGTTATTGATTCAGCTAGTAACAGTGTG GACTTCTACAATTTTCTACTTGATTCAAGTGCTGATCCTCTTTCTATAACAACTACACTGCAAAGTATGGCTAGAAGAAGTCCTCAGCGATATGTAAAATATTTGACATCCAAGCAGAACATAGGGCAAAGTGGAAAAAACTTTGACTTATCCACATTCATGAATGGAGGAATTCGCAAAAAACTCCAGATCATTCCATCAAACATTGT GTGGGGTGAGCAATCAAATGCGGTCTTTCAAGCATTAGCGAATGACTTCATGAAGAGTGCAGTGGATGTG GTGGATGAGCTATTATCTCGGGGTGAAAAGGTCACAATTTACAATGGCCAG GTGGACTTGATCTGTGCAACCATTGGAACAGAAGCATGGGTTCAACAATTAAA GTGGAGAGGGCTAGATGGGTTCAACTCTACAACGCGAACACCACTTTACTGCAACGGAACTGTAACGAAAGGATACTTAAAATCTTACAAGAATCTGTATTTCTTTTGGGTTTTGGGAGCAGGCCACTTT ATACCTGTGGATAATCCTTGCGTGGCTTTGATGATGCTTGATACTGTCGTTAATTCGCATTCTACCAACAATTCCATGTAA